In one Vicia villosa cultivar HV-30 ecotype Madison, WI unplaced genomic scaffold, Vvil1.0 ctg.000345F_1_1, whole genome shotgun sequence genomic region, the following are encoded:
- the LOC131627026 gene encoding zinc finger BED domain-containing protein RICESLEEPER 2-like, whose protein sequence is MENVQENLEPLNVDDSNIVALNVPNVETNSTPTQIKNTTPCESQAETQVTQHTQKRKLTSDVWLYFQRKWSVEDGKMKAICNRCGTKLSGDPGQGTSHPRNHWKTCALRNTRDIRQAIIKTEQVDNQTVMVGSYSFNQDIARRSAVRMIILHEYPLAMVDHIGFKDFCVVMQPLFNVVSRNTIKADIMKLYKEEKENTMKFIYVSTPHNRKTLADTLLEYLMDWNLDRKLSTLTLDNCSTNDAMIERILNKISPRSLILGGQLFHMCCCAHILNLIVKEGMSLISGAIDNIRDSVGYWTATPKREEKFIETCGQAARDTQYKTLPSEIEWMKAKEICERLEVFYDVTNLFSGTEYPTANVYFSKVCEMNLALVEWFGSTDKVIKQMASSMLYKFDKYWKDVNGVMAVGTLLLEKKKPGDTLEALMFVQDWLWTDVKGSTKSKVENIEINSVLEDTDADIFEEKL, encoded by the exons ATGGAAAATGTACAAGAGAATTTGGAACCCTTAAATGTGGATGACTCTAATATCGTCGCTTTGAATGTTCCTAATGTTGAAACTAATTCAACTCCAacacaaattaaaaatacaaCTCCGTGTGAATCTCAAGCTGAGACACAAGTCACGCAACATACTCAAAAAAGAAAGCTAACTTCAGATGTTTGGctttatttccaaaggaaatggagtGTAGAAGATGGGAAAATGAAGGCCATTTGCAACCGGTGTGGTACAAAACTCTCGGGTGATCCAGGACAAGGAACATCACACCCGCGTAATCATTGGAAGACTTGTGCACTTCGAAATACTCGAGATATAAGACAAGCTATTATCAAAACTGAACAAGTTGACAATCAAACAGTAATGGTTGGTTCTTATTCATTTAATCAAGACATAGCAAGACGTTCGGCTGTAAGGATGATAATTCTTCATGAGTATCCTCTAGCGATGGTTGACCACATTGgttttaaagatttttgtgttGTTATGCAACCTTTATTTAATGTGGTTTCTCGTAACACTATTAAGGCTGACATCATGAAACTCTATAAGGAGGAGAAAGAGAATACAATGAA GTTCATTTATGTGTCGACTCCTCATAATAGAAAAACTCTGGCTGATACCTTGCTTGAATACTTGATGGATTGGAATTTAGATAGAAAGTTGTCTACATTGACTCTTGATAATTGCTCTACTAATGATGCTATGATTGAACGCATTTTGAACAAGATTTCACCTAGGTCACTCATATTGGGAGGTCAATTATTTCACATGTGTTGTTGTGCACACATTCTGAATTTAATTGTGAAAGAGGGTATGTCCTTAATCTCCGGTGCCATTGATAATATTAGAGATAGTGTTGGATATTGGACAGCAACACCGAAAAGAGAGGAGAAGTTTATAGAGACATGTGGTCAA GCAGCACGAGATACTCAATATAAAACCTTGCCTAGTGAAATTGAATGGATGAAGGCAAAAGAAATTTGTGAAAGGTTGGAAGTTTTTTATGATGTTACAAACTTATTTTCTGGTACCGAGTATCCAACTGCAAATGTTTATTTTTCCAAAGTATGTGAAATGAATTTGGCTTTGGTTGAATGGTTTGGCTCTACTGATAAGGTCATTAAACAAATGGCTTCAAGTATGCTTTATAAGTTTGACAAGTATTGGAAGGATGTTAATGGAGTGATGGCAGTTGGCACCTTGTTGTTGGAAAAAAAGAAGCCTGGAG ATACTCTAGAGGCTTTGATGTTTGTCCAAGATTGGCTATGGACGGATGTGAAAG GTTCTAcaaaatcaaaagttgagaacATTGAAATAAATTCAGTTTTGGAAGATACAGATGCTGATATTTTTGAGGAAAAATTATGA
- the LOC131627027 gene encoding uncharacterized protein LOC131627027 has protein sequence MNYAECTQQDQSDSMKMKRSSSVSSDEDNSKLKINKISVEDLKHKCNICGKAYNNGKALGGHRRSHFLKKKANHHSQKVKTPLSIQVSNNRANRFNDNDKCDEEEIDEKKKLSCYICKKEFSTNNALYGHMRSHPDRVVKGVSPPSSNNSNSSIRQNKEDEDDQGDDNCSLPRWQKRDKRGRKCIGSAEAADNLLYLRSDKYQSISWTDHKRDFHISSDESKTRNFSDLLHKEDIHMSSNESKTPELSVAHHKGEFHKGESSSNEIQKKKLGMKKIKIFIGSSSKIRNKNNKNDDEGDDEKIKRDKSLSQSHVKEEEMNHNDEQKILDFDLNEPYVMEDQENC, from the exons ATGAACTATGCAGAATGTACACAGCAGGATCAA AGTGATTCTATGAAGATGAAAAGATCAAGCTCAGTGTCTAGTGATGAAGACAACTCTAAGTTGAAGATCAATAAAATTTCCGTTGAAGATTTAAAGCACAAGTGCAATATTTGTGGCAAAGCATATAACAACGGAAAAGCTTTGGGTGGTCACCGAAGATCTCACTTTCTTAAGAAGAAAGCTAATCATCATTCACAAAAGGTGAAAACTCCTCTCTCAATTCAAGTTAGTAACAATAGAGCTAATCGTTTCAATGATAATGATAAGTGTGATGAAGAAGAAATTGATGAGAAAAAGAAACTAAGTTGTTATATTTGCAAGAAGGAATTTTCGACAAACAATGCTTTGTATGGTCATATGAGATCTCACCCCGATAGGGTTGTTAAAGGAGTTAGTCCTCCTTCTTCCAACAATTCTAATTCGTCTATTCGACaaaacaaagaagatgaagatgatcaaGGCGATGATAATTGTTCCTTGCCTAGATGGCAAAAGAGAGATAAGAGAGGCCGAAAATGTATTGGTAGTGCTGAGGCTGCTGACAATCTTTTGTATCTTCGATCCGATAAATATCAGTCTATTTCATGGACCGATCATAAAAGAGATTTTCACATATCTAGTGATGAGTCAAAAACTCGTAATTTCTCTGATCTTCTTCATAAAGAAGATATTCATATGTCTAGCAATGAGTCAAAAACTCCTGAATTATCCGTTGCTCATCATAAGGGAGAATTTCATAAGGGTGAGTCATCTTCAAATGAGATTCAGAAGAAAAAGCTTGGGATGAAAAAGATTAAAATCTTTATAGGATCTTCATCGAAGATTCGaaacaaaaataataagaatGATGATGAGGGCGATGATGAGAAGATAAAGAGAGACAAAAGCCTGTCTCAGTCTCATGTTAAAGAGGAAGAAATGAACCATAATGATGAACAAAAGATATTGGATTTTGATTTGAATGAGCCTTATGTTATGGAGGATCAAGAAAATTGTTAA